The Haloarcula halophila nucleotide sequence ATAGACGTATTCGTAGCCAGAGTTCCCGACTAACTCCTCAGCATCGTAGCCGAGCACTCGGGTGACCGCGGGGCTCACGTACCTTATCGTTCCGTCAGTGTCGATGATCGTGGCGACGTCGTTCGACTCTTCAACGAGCATCCGATACCGATCCGTCTGATTCTCGCTCCGTGTGTCCGAAGTCTCAGTGTCTTCCATTGGTCAGTGGTGTTCGACGGGCGTTCCCCGAACGGATGAGTCTGCGGACATCCGAGGAAGGTTCAATACGACGCCTGTTCCACGCGGTGAGTTATCCACGAATGTGACTTCGCCACCGTACAGCGAGACAGTCCAGTAGACGATCCAGAGCCCGAGTCCGGTGCCGTGCTGGAGCGGCGTTTCCTCGCCCTGTTTGATCGTCTCCAGTTCTTGGTCTGGGATGCCCGGTCCGTTATCCACAATTTCGATGTCGATCCACTGTTCAGATTGCTTTTCTCTGGACGGTCTGGTGGTGACCGTCACCTCGGGTTTGGGTTGGTCGTTGTGGACGACAGCATTATCCAGCAGTTCCTTCACTGCCACCTTCAACCGGCTATCCGCTCGAACGTAGAGTGGGTCAGAATCGTCGACATCGAATGAAGCGGTCGAATACTCCTCAGAAACGGTGGTAACGACATCGCTAACTAACTCCGTTACGTTGGTAGCGGTCTCAGCGGACACTTCGTTTTCGAACAGCGAGCGCACAGTTCCGGCTTTGTCACCCAGCGTCGCCAGAGCGTCTGCCCGTTCTTCGATCGCCCGGACGTTCGCCCGATGTTCGTCATCGCCCAGCGATTTACGGAGTAGTTCTGCCCGGCCCTGAATAACAGTCGTTCCGTTCTTGAGATTGTGGCGCAAGACGCGATTGAGAACGTCGAGTTGCTGTTTGCGCAACCGACGATTCGTTACGTCGGACTCGATCGTGACGAAGTGCGTAATCTCTCCGTCGCCGCTCGCGATGGGCGAGATCGTCTGGTCGACGTGGTACAGCTCGCCGTTTTTGCGCTGATTGATGAGATTTGCATTCCACTGCTCGCCAGAAAGGATCGTCTGCCACATCCGGTCGTAGAACGCCGCGTCCTGTTTGCCCGACTTGAGGATGCGGGGGGTTTTACCGACAGCTTCCTCACGAGTATAGCCGGTTCGGGCTTCGAATTTCGGATTCACGTACTCGATAGTGCCCTCCCTGTCAGTGATGAAGACCGCATGTCCTGCGTTCTCGACGGCTTTTTTGAACAGCTGTAAGTCCATTTCGCGCTCTCTGCGCTCGGAAACGTTCTCCTGGAACCCGACGTAATTCTCGACGGTTCCGGCGTCGTCTCTCACCGGCGCGATACTGACGCGGTTCCAGAACTGACTGCCGTCCTTCCGGTAGTTCCGGAGTTCCACGGACACCGGCTCGTCCTTCTCAACTGCCTTCCGCATTTCGGCGACTAGTTCTTCCCGAGTTGCCTCACCTTGGAGGAACCGACAGTTGCGGCCGAGCGATTCCGACTCAGAATACCCAGTCAGCGCTTCGAATCCCTCGTTTACGTAGATCATCGGATTGTCCTCTCGGTTGGGATCGGTGATGGTGATCCCGACGGGCGCTTTGTCCATCGCCTGAGATTTCAGTTCGAGCTCGCGGGCGTACGTTTTCCGGTCTGTCACGTCGCGTGCAGAGAGGATTATCGGTGACTGGTCGGAATCCTCAAGCGTCGCAGCCGACACCTCCAACTGTCGCGTTTCTCTTTCCTTCGTCTGACACGTGAGGTCGTCGGTCGATCCCTGTCCCGCCTCCTGTACCTGCTGGAGGAAAGACCGGAACCGCTCGCGATCGTCGGCGTGGATTGTCTGTGTCGGCGAGACGGAGAGCAATTCGTCACGTGAGTATCCCACGAGGTCACACGCCGCGGGGTTGCACTCGGTGATCTCGTCGCCAGATGGAGCAACAACGAAGATCGCGTCGTTCGTCGAATCGAACAGCCGCTGAAATCGAATCTGCACGTCCTCGTAGCGCGTGGACAACTCCACCGACTGCTCACGCCTGGCTAACAAATTCCCCACACGACGAAACAGGGTCGTCCGGTCGACAGGTGCTGACACGACCTCGTCGACGAGCGGTGGCCCGTCGCCGTTCTGCTCGGACGGCAACGGGACCGTTCCCCTC carries:
- a CDS encoding PAS domain S-box protein is translated as MVPTYRDTLREHKKEAHPTFTPVLLIQQEGSRGTVPLPSEQNGDGPPLVDEVVSAPVDRTTLFRRVGNLLARREQSVELSTRYEDVQIRFQRLFDSTNDAIFVVAPSGDEITECNPAACDLVGYSRDELLSVSPTQTIHADDRERFRSFLQQVQEAGQGSTDDLTCQTKERETRQLEVSAATLEDSDQSPIILSARDVTDRKTYARELELKSQAMDKAPVGITITDPNREDNPMIYVNEGFEALTGYSESESLGRNCRFLQGEATREELVAEMRKAVEKDEPVSVELRNYRKDGSQFWNRVSIAPVRDDAGTVENYVGFQENVSERREREMDLQLFKKAVENAGHAVFITDREGTIEYVNPKFEARTGYTREEAVGKTPRILKSGKQDAAFYDRMWQTILSGEQWNANLINQRKNGELYHVDQTISPIASGDGEITHFVTIESDVTNRRLRKQQLDVLNRVLRHNLKNGTTVIQGRAELLRKSLGDDEHRANVRAIEERADALATLGDKAGTVRSLFENEVSAETATNVTELVSDVVTTVSEEYSTASFDVDDSDPLYVRADSRLKVAVKELLDNAVVHNDQPKPEVTVTTRPSREKQSEQWIDIEIVDNGPGIPDQELETIKQGEETPLQHGTGLGLWIVYWTVSLYGGEVTFVDNSPRGTGVVLNLPRMSADSSVRGTPVEHH